A genomic stretch from Megachile rotundata isolate GNS110a chromosome 1, iyMegRotu1, whole genome shotgun sequence includes:
- the LOC100877637 gene encoding serine/threonine-protein kinase SIK3 isoform X2: MASATTSHNEVSQEFSVNKLIRVGYYELEKTIGKGNFAVVKMATHVVTKSKVAIKIIDKTKLNEETLAKIFREVHIMKRLRHPHIIRLYQVMETEKMIYLVTEYAPGGEIFDHLVRNGRMPEPEARRIFRQIVLAVRYLHQQRVVHRDLKAENLLLDADNNIKLADFGFSNEYTPGVPLSTWCGSPPYAAPEIFEGKHYDGPRADVWSLGVVLYVLVCGALPFDGPTMQVLRSVVISGKFRIPFFMSAECEKLIRHMLVVEPERRLSILQILAHSWMGGDGTTEPEPGGCSPENVPPQLNQIVIDNMLKLPGLTAETLLSAVQGNAFDHVSAIYNLLVDRLESTMSSLPSIQSITGDYAHDGAHQLEKFGDTEAETEERSGMQLSPGTPYHTTRRHTVGPGDTAHQPSTQYPYNYNHTSGDPALRLLPILQCNNTDPQVLPHTNLPLNLPLVQHQPPQNFQIKDQHLLKPPPVMGATGGFGRRASDGGANLHVFYQQHGSNSSGEDGGWSQPGSREHLQPIQSGSPTLVPCTQSLNVGVNTGNGDANGNNSGSGSGGSDRRRRSGLTAVMQRPVINPEMVMEVEARMNRAYLPSRLLPTHLRGSTLPHHRKTSLYHTSTGNRDSYKEPSTHVSTERYSPVRRASEGSGPPGPGIQALQQEYQQLQRLASPSHSPASIPGSPVHERGVAAITQGLSGLTTAVQGSIVHGTPTQPPATPLDLSPLRHHRSPATTPVSYSPSNSPALDMIQEEHPVEISRVPPQISVTDLGGQVTLISCSPSPSPSPDSLEDTLPHYSPLPSFMISEPCDTTRPSITRGIGRPLNTSIPTEVEVTLSDESSRLNSEAILGRVKQIIDARAPPKGFIFSREEVKGSGLSLEYPGGVQIELRVCESEEKEVKGIKMRRISGDQLQYSQLCQQLISCITV, from the exons ATGGCATCCGCGACGACGTCGCACAATGAGGTTTCGCAGGAATTTTCTGTCAATAAACTTATTCGTGTCGGTTATTACGAATTGGAAAAAACTATTGGCAAGGGAAATTTTGCTGTTGTCAAAATGGCTACCCATGTTGTAACTAAATCCAAG gttgctattaaaattatagataagaCGAAGTTAAATGAAGAAACTTTGGCTAAAATTTTTCGCGAAGTACATATAATGAAACGATTAAGACATCCACATATTATAAGATTATATCAAGTTATGGAAACAGAAAAGATGATATATTTGGTTACTGAATATGCTCCTGGAGGGGAGATATTTGATCATCTTGTAAGAAATGGAAGAATGCCAGAACCAGAGGCAAGACGAATTTTTCGTCAGATTGTTCTTGCTGTTCGTTATCTTCATCAACAAAGGGTTGTTCATAGAGATCTTAag gcTGAGAATTTACTACTTGATGCAGACAATAATATAAAACTTGCAGATTTTGGGTTTAGTAATGAATATACTCCAGGTGTTCCACTTAGCACTTGGTGTGGTTCACCACCATATGCTGCTCCAGAAATTTTTGAAGGAAAGCATTATGATGGTCCACGGGCTGATGTGTGG AGTCTTGGTGTTGTCCTGTATGTATTGGTTTGTGGTGCATTGCCCTTTGATGGTCCCACAATGCAGGTACTACGCTCTGTAGTAATCTCAGGGAAATTCAGAATACCATTTTTTATGTCTGcag AATGTGAAAAGCTAATTAGACATATGTTGGTAGTAGAACCAGAACGGCGTTtaagtattttacaaattttagcaCATTCTTGGATGGGTGGAGATGGTACAACAGAACCTGAACCAGGAGG gTGTAGCCCTGAAAATGTGCCACCACAATTAAATCAGATAGTAATAGACAATATGTTGAAATTACCTGGGCTTACAGCAGAAACATTATTAAGTGCAGTCCAAGGAAATGCTTTTGATCATGTATCAGCAATATATAATCTTCTCGTTGATCGATTAGAATCAACAATGTCTAGTTTACCCAGTATACAAAGTATAACTGGAGATTATGCTCATGATGGAGCACACCAATTAGAAAAA TTCGGCGATACAGAAGCAGAAACAGAAGAAAGAAGTGGAATGCAGCTTTCACCTGGCACACCTTATCACACAACAAGAAGACATACAGTTGGACCTGGTGATACAGCGCATCAGCCATCAACACAATATCCAtataactataatcatacatcagGCGATCCGGCATTACGACTCCTTCCTATACTACAGTGTAATAACACTGATCCTCAGGTGTTACCTCATACAAATCTGCCACTAAATCTTCCTTTAGTTCAACATCAACCTcctcaaaactttcaaatcaaAGATCAACATTTATTGAAACCACCCCCTGTGATGGGAGCAA CGGGAGGTTTCGGAAGAAGAGCTTCAGATGGTGGAGCTAATCTTCATGTCTTCTACCAGCAACATGGCAGTAATTCTAGTGGTGAAGATGGAGGATGGAGTCAACCTGGGAGTAGAGAACATTTACAACCT ataCAAAGTGGAAGTCCAACGCTTGTACCGTGTACTCAGTCGTTAAATGTGGGAGTTAATACTGGAAATGGAGATGCGAATGGCAATAACAGTGGAAGTGGTAGTGGTGGTAGTGATAGAAGAAGACGAAGTGGTCTTACTGCCGTCATGCAAAGACCAG TTATAAACCCGGAAATGGTAATGGAGGTGGAAGCTAGGATGAATAGAGCTTACCTTCCATCACGGCTCTTACCAACTCACCTTAGAGGATCAACACTTCCACATCATAGGAAGACTTCCTTGTATCATACTAGCACTG GTAATAGAGATTCATACAAAGAACCAAGTACTCACGTTTCTACAGAACGATACTCGCCTGTTCGGAGAGCGTCAGAAGGTTCCGGTCCACCTGGCCCTGGAATTCAAGCACTTCAACAAGAGTATCAACAGCTGCAGAGGTTAGCATCACCATCACATAGTCCTGCAAGTATTCCTGGATCTCCTGTACATGAAAGAGGGGTGGCTGCAATCACACAAG GGTTAAGTGGATTGACCACAGCAGTCCAGGGCAGTATAGTTCATGGTACTCCAACGCAACCACCAGCAACACCATTAGATTTGAGTCCATTGAGACATCATAGATCACCAGCTACTACGCCAGTCAGTTATTCACCTAGTAATAGTCCAGCTTTAGATATGATTCAAGAAGAGCATCCTGTAGAAATATCAAGA GTACCGCCTCAAATATCTGTAACAGATCTTGGAGGACAAGTGACACTTATCAGTTGTTCACCATCGCCATCACCATCCCCTGATTCGCTGGAGGATACGTTACCTCATTATAGTCCACTTCCCAGTTTTATGATCTCCGAGCCGTGTGATACGACGAGACCGAGCATCACACGTGGTATTGGTAGGCCATTAAATACATCAATACCTACGGAAGTTGAAGTTACTTTATCAGATGAATCGAGTAGGTTGAATTCTGAAGCTATATTAGGCCGTGTGAAACAAATAATAGATGCAAGAGCCCCTCCAAAAGGATTTATCTTCTCTAGAGAAGAAGTGAAGGGTAGTGGGCTTAGTTTAGAATACCCAGGTGGTGTTCAAATTGAACTTAGAGTATGTGAATCTGAGGAGAAAGAAGTAAAAGGCATTAAAATGCGAAGAATTAGTGGGGACCAATTACAGTACAGTCAACTTTGTCAACAGCTGATCTCGTGCATTACCGTTTGA
- the LOC100877637 gene encoding serine/threonine-protein kinase SIK3 isoform X5, producing MASATTSHNEVSQEFSVNKLIRVGYYELEKTIGKGNFAVVKMATHVVTKSKVAIKIIDKTKLNEETLAKIFREVHIMKRLRHPHIIRLYQVMETEKMIYLVTEYAPGGEIFDHLVRNGRMPEPEARRIFRQIVLAVRYLHQQRVVHRDLKAENLLLDADNNIKLADFGFSNEYTPGVPLSTWCGSPPYAAPEIFEGKHYDGPRADVWSLGVVLYVLVCGALPFDGPTMQVLRSVVISGKFRIPFFMSAECEKLIRHMLVVEPERRLSILQILAHSWMGGDGTTEPEPGGCSPENVPPQLNQIVIDNMLKLPGLTAETLLSAVQGNAFDHVSAIYNLLVDRLESTMSSLPSIQSITGDYAHDGAHQLEKFGDTEAETEERSGMQLSPGTPYHTTRRHTVGPGDTAHQPSTQYPYNYNHTSGDPALRLLPILQCNNTDPQVLPHTNLPLNLPLVQHQPPQNFQIKDQHLLKPPPVMGATGGFGRRASDGGANLHVFYQQHGSNSSGEDGGWSQPGSREHLQPIQSGSPTLVPCTQSLNVGVNTGNGDANGNNSGSGSGGSDRRRRSGLTAVMQRPERYSPVRRASEGSGPPGPGIQALQQEYQQLQRLASPSHSPASIPGSPVHERGVAAITQGLSGLTTAVQGSIVHGTPTQPPATPLDLSPLRHHRSPATTPVSYSPSNSPALDMIQEEHPVEISRVPPQISVTDLGGQVTLISCSPSPSPSPDSLEDTLPHYSPLPSFMISEPCDTTRPSITRGIGRPLNTSIPTEVEVTLSDESSRLNSEAILGRVKQIIDARAPPKGFIFSREEVKGSGLSLEYPGGVQIELRVCESEEKEVKGIKMRRISGDQLQYSQLCQQLISCITV from the exons ATGGCATCCGCGACGACGTCGCACAATGAGGTTTCGCAGGAATTTTCTGTCAATAAACTTATTCGTGTCGGTTATTACGAATTGGAAAAAACTATTGGCAAGGGAAATTTTGCTGTTGTCAAAATGGCTACCCATGTTGTAACTAAATCCAAG gttgctattaaaattatagataagaCGAAGTTAAATGAAGAAACTTTGGCTAAAATTTTTCGCGAAGTACATATAATGAAACGATTAAGACATCCACATATTATAAGATTATATCAAGTTATGGAAACAGAAAAGATGATATATTTGGTTACTGAATATGCTCCTGGAGGGGAGATATTTGATCATCTTGTAAGAAATGGAAGAATGCCAGAACCAGAGGCAAGACGAATTTTTCGTCAGATTGTTCTTGCTGTTCGTTATCTTCATCAACAAAGGGTTGTTCATAGAGATCTTAag gcTGAGAATTTACTACTTGATGCAGACAATAATATAAAACTTGCAGATTTTGGGTTTAGTAATGAATATACTCCAGGTGTTCCACTTAGCACTTGGTGTGGTTCACCACCATATGCTGCTCCAGAAATTTTTGAAGGAAAGCATTATGATGGTCCACGGGCTGATGTGTGG AGTCTTGGTGTTGTCCTGTATGTATTGGTTTGTGGTGCATTGCCCTTTGATGGTCCCACAATGCAGGTACTACGCTCTGTAGTAATCTCAGGGAAATTCAGAATACCATTTTTTATGTCTGcag AATGTGAAAAGCTAATTAGACATATGTTGGTAGTAGAACCAGAACGGCGTTtaagtattttacaaattttagcaCATTCTTGGATGGGTGGAGATGGTACAACAGAACCTGAACCAGGAGG gTGTAGCCCTGAAAATGTGCCACCACAATTAAATCAGATAGTAATAGACAATATGTTGAAATTACCTGGGCTTACAGCAGAAACATTATTAAGTGCAGTCCAAGGAAATGCTTTTGATCATGTATCAGCAATATATAATCTTCTCGTTGATCGATTAGAATCAACAATGTCTAGTTTACCCAGTATACAAAGTATAACTGGAGATTATGCTCATGATGGAGCACACCAATTAGAAAAA TTCGGCGATACAGAAGCAGAAACAGAAGAAAGAAGTGGAATGCAGCTTTCACCTGGCACACCTTATCACACAACAAGAAGACATACAGTTGGACCTGGTGATACAGCGCATCAGCCATCAACACAATATCCAtataactataatcatacatcagGCGATCCGGCATTACGACTCCTTCCTATACTACAGTGTAATAACACTGATCCTCAGGTGTTACCTCATACAAATCTGCCACTAAATCTTCCTTTAGTTCAACATCAACCTcctcaaaactttcaaatcaaAGATCAACATTTATTGAAACCACCCCCTGTGATGGGAGCAA CGGGAGGTTTCGGAAGAAGAGCTTCAGATGGTGGAGCTAATCTTCATGTCTTCTACCAGCAACATGGCAGTAATTCTAGTGGTGAAGATGGAGGATGGAGTCAACCTGGGAGTAGAGAACATTTACAACCT ataCAAAGTGGAAGTCCAACGCTTGTACCGTGTACTCAGTCGTTAAATGTGGGAGTTAATACTGGAAATGGAGATGCGAATGGCAATAACAGTGGAAGTGGTAGTGGTGGTAGTGATAGAAGAAGACGAAGTGGTCTTACTGCCGTCATGCAAAGACCAG AACGATACTCGCCTGTTCGGAGAGCGTCAGAAGGTTCCGGTCCACCTGGCCCTGGAATTCAAGCACTTCAACAAGAGTATCAACAGCTGCAGAGGTTAGCATCACCATCACATAGTCCTGCAAGTATTCCTGGATCTCCTGTACATGAAAGAGGGGTGGCTGCAATCACACAAG GGTTAAGTGGATTGACCACAGCAGTCCAGGGCAGTATAGTTCATGGTACTCCAACGCAACCACCAGCAACACCATTAGATTTGAGTCCATTGAGACATCATAGATCACCAGCTACTACGCCAGTCAGTTATTCACCTAGTAATAGTCCAGCTTTAGATATGATTCAAGAAGAGCATCCTGTAGAAATATCAAGA GTACCGCCTCAAATATCTGTAACAGATCTTGGAGGACAAGTGACACTTATCAGTTGTTCACCATCGCCATCACCATCCCCTGATTCGCTGGAGGATACGTTACCTCATTATAGTCCACTTCCCAGTTTTATGATCTCCGAGCCGTGTGATACGACGAGACCGAGCATCACACGTGGTATTGGTAGGCCATTAAATACATCAATACCTACGGAAGTTGAAGTTACTTTATCAGATGAATCGAGTAGGTTGAATTCTGAAGCTATATTAGGCCGTGTGAAACAAATAATAGATGCAAGAGCCCCTCCAAAAGGATTTATCTTCTCTAGAGAAGAAGTGAAGGGTAGTGGGCTTAGTTTAGAATACCCAGGTGGTGTTCAAATTGAACTTAGAGTATGTGAATCTGAGGAGAAAGAAGTAAAAGGCATTAAAATGCGAAGAATTAGTGGGGACCAATTACAGTACAGTCAACTTTGTCAACAGCTGATCTCGTGCATTACCGTTTGA
- the LOC100877637 gene encoding serine/threonine-protein kinase SIK3 isoform X3, with protein sequence MASATTSHNEVSQEFSVNKLIRVGYYELEKTIGKGNFAVVKMATHVVTKSKVAIKIIDKTKLNEETLAKIFREVHIMKRLRHPHIIRLYQVMETEKMIYLVTEYAPGGEIFDHLVRNGRMPEPEARRIFRQIVLAVRYLHQQRVVHRDLKAENLLLDADNNIKLADFGFSNEYTPGVPLSTWCGSPPYAAPEIFEGKHYDGPRADVWSLGVVLYVLVCGALPFDGPTMQVLRSVVISGKFRIPFFMSAECEKLIRHMLVVEPERRLSILQILAHSWMGGDGTTEPEPGGCSPENVPPQLNQIVIDNMLKLPGLTAETLLSAVQGNAFDHVSAIYNLLVDRLESTMSSLPSIQSITGDYAHDGAHQLEKFGDTEAETEERSGMQLSPGTPYHTTRRHTVGPGDTAHQPSTQYPYNYNHTSGDPALRLLPILQCNNTDPQVLPHTNLPLNLPLVQHQPPQNFQIKDQHLLKPPPVMGATGGFGRRASDGGANLHVFYQQHGSNSSGEDGGWSQPGSREHLQPIQSGSPTLVPCTQSLNVGVNTGNGDANGNNSGSGSGGSDRRRRSGLTAVMQRPVINPEMVMEVEARMNRAYLPSRLLPTHLRGSTLPHHRKTSLYHTSTERYSPVRRASEGSGPPGPGIQALQQEYQQLQRLASPSHSPASIPGSPVHERGVAAITQGLSGLTTAVQGSIVHGTPTQPPATPLDLSPLRHHRSPATTPVSYSPSNSPALDMIQEEHPVEISRVPPQISVTDLGGQVTLISCSPSPSPSPDSLEDTLPHYSPLPSFMISEPCDTTRPSITRGIGRPLNTSIPTEVEVTLSDESSRLNSEAILGRVKQIIDARAPPKGFIFSREEVKGSGLSLEYPGGVQIELRVCESEEKEVKGIKMRRISGDQLQYSQLCQQLISCITV encoded by the exons ATGGCATCCGCGACGACGTCGCACAATGAGGTTTCGCAGGAATTTTCTGTCAATAAACTTATTCGTGTCGGTTATTACGAATTGGAAAAAACTATTGGCAAGGGAAATTTTGCTGTTGTCAAAATGGCTACCCATGTTGTAACTAAATCCAAG gttgctattaaaattatagataagaCGAAGTTAAATGAAGAAACTTTGGCTAAAATTTTTCGCGAAGTACATATAATGAAACGATTAAGACATCCACATATTATAAGATTATATCAAGTTATGGAAACAGAAAAGATGATATATTTGGTTACTGAATATGCTCCTGGAGGGGAGATATTTGATCATCTTGTAAGAAATGGAAGAATGCCAGAACCAGAGGCAAGACGAATTTTTCGTCAGATTGTTCTTGCTGTTCGTTATCTTCATCAACAAAGGGTTGTTCATAGAGATCTTAag gcTGAGAATTTACTACTTGATGCAGACAATAATATAAAACTTGCAGATTTTGGGTTTAGTAATGAATATACTCCAGGTGTTCCACTTAGCACTTGGTGTGGTTCACCACCATATGCTGCTCCAGAAATTTTTGAAGGAAAGCATTATGATGGTCCACGGGCTGATGTGTGG AGTCTTGGTGTTGTCCTGTATGTATTGGTTTGTGGTGCATTGCCCTTTGATGGTCCCACAATGCAGGTACTACGCTCTGTAGTAATCTCAGGGAAATTCAGAATACCATTTTTTATGTCTGcag AATGTGAAAAGCTAATTAGACATATGTTGGTAGTAGAACCAGAACGGCGTTtaagtattttacaaattttagcaCATTCTTGGATGGGTGGAGATGGTACAACAGAACCTGAACCAGGAGG gTGTAGCCCTGAAAATGTGCCACCACAATTAAATCAGATAGTAATAGACAATATGTTGAAATTACCTGGGCTTACAGCAGAAACATTATTAAGTGCAGTCCAAGGAAATGCTTTTGATCATGTATCAGCAATATATAATCTTCTCGTTGATCGATTAGAATCAACAATGTCTAGTTTACCCAGTATACAAAGTATAACTGGAGATTATGCTCATGATGGAGCACACCAATTAGAAAAA TTCGGCGATACAGAAGCAGAAACAGAAGAAAGAAGTGGAATGCAGCTTTCACCTGGCACACCTTATCACACAACAAGAAGACATACAGTTGGACCTGGTGATACAGCGCATCAGCCATCAACACAATATCCAtataactataatcatacatcagGCGATCCGGCATTACGACTCCTTCCTATACTACAGTGTAATAACACTGATCCTCAGGTGTTACCTCATACAAATCTGCCACTAAATCTTCCTTTAGTTCAACATCAACCTcctcaaaactttcaaatcaaAGATCAACATTTATTGAAACCACCCCCTGTGATGGGAGCAA CGGGAGGTTTCGGAAGAAGAGCTTCAGATGGTGGAGCTAATCTTCATGTCTTCTACCAGCAACATGGCAGTAATTCTAGTGGTGAAGATGGAGGATGGAGTCAACCTGGGAGTAGAGAACATTTACAACCT ataCAAAGTGGAAGTCCAACGCTTGTACCGTGTACTCAGTCGTTAAATGTGGGAGTTAATACTGGAAATGGAGATGCGAATGGCAATAACAGTGGAAGTGGTAGTGGTGGTAGTGATAGAAGAAGACGAAGTGGTCTTACTGCCGTCATGCAAAGACCAG TTATAAACCCGGAAATGGTAATGGAGGTGGAAGCTAGGATGAATAGAGCTTACCTTCCATCACGGCTCTTACCAACTCACCTTAGAGGATCAACACTTCCACATCATAGGAAGACTTCCTTGTATCATACTAGCACTG AACGATACTCGCCTGTTCGGAGAGCGTCAGAAGGTTCCGGTCCACCTGGCCCTGGAATTCAAGCACTTCAACAAGAGTATCAACAGCTGCAGAGGTTAGCATCACCATCACATAGTCCTGCAAGTATTCCTGGATCTCCTGTACATGAAAGAGGGGTGGCTGCAATCACACAAG GGTTAAGTGGATTGACCACAGCAGTCCAGGGCAGTATAGTTCATGGTACTCCAACGCAACCACCAGCAACACCATTAGATTTGAGTCCATTGAGACATCATAGATCACCAGCTACTACGCCAGTCAGTTATTCACCTAGTAATAGTCCAGCTTTAGATATGATTCAAGAAGAGCATCCTGTAGAAATATCAAGA GTACCGCCTCAAATATCTGTAACAGATCTTGGAGGACAAGTGACACTTATCAGTTGTTCACCATCGCCATCACCATCCCCTGATTCGCTGGAGGATACGTTACCTCATTATAGTCCACTTCCCAGTTTTATGATCTCCGAGCCGTGTGATACGACGAGACCGAGCATCACACGTGGTATTGGTAGGCCATTAAATACATCAATACCTACGGAAGTTGAAGTTACTTTATCAGATGAATCGAGTAGGTTGAATTCTGAAGCTATATTAGGCCGTGTGAAACAAATAATAGATGCAAGAGCCCCTCCAAAAGGATTTATCTTCTCTAGAGAAGAAGTGAAGGGTAGTGGGCTTAGTTTAGAATACCCAGGTGGTGTTCAAATTGAACTTAGAGTATGTGAATCTGAGGAGAAAGAAGTAAAAGGCATTAAAATGCGAAGAATTAGTGGGGACCAATTACAGTACAGTCAACTTTGTCAACAGCTGATCTCGTGCATTACCGTTTGA
- the LOC100877637 gene encoding serine/threonine-protein kinase SIK3 isoform X4 — translation MASATTSHNEVSQEFSVNKLIRVGYYELEKTIGKGNFAVVKMATHVVTKSKVAIKIIDKTKLNEETLAKIFREVHIMKRLRHPHIIRLYQVMETEKMIYLVTEYAPGGEIFDHLVRNGRMPEPEARRIFRQIVLAVRYLHQQRVVHRDLKAENLLLDADNNIKLADFGFSNEYTPGVPLSTWCGSPPYAAPEIFEGKHYDGPRADVWSLGVVLYVLVCGALPFDGPTMQVLRSVVISGKFRIPFFMSAECEKLIRHMLVVEPERRLSILQILAHSWMGGDGTTEPEPGGCSPENVPPQLNQIVIDNMLKLPGLTAETLLSAVQGNAFDHVSAIYNLLVDRLESTMSSLPSIQSITGDYAHDGAHQLEKFGDTEAETEERSGMQLSPGTPYHTTRRHTVGPGDTAHQPSTQYPYNYNHTSGDPALRLLPILQCNNTDPQVLPHTNLPLNLPLVQHQPPQNFQIKDQHLLKPPPVMGATGGFGRRASDGGANLHVFYQQHGSNSSGEDGGWSQPGSREHLQPIQSGSPTLVPCTQSLNVGVNTGNGDANGNNSGSGSGGSDRRRRSGLTAVMQRPVGNRDSYKEPSTHVSTERYSPVRRASEGSGPPGPGIQALQQEYQQLQRLASPSHSPASIPGSPVHERGVAAITQGLSGLTTAVQGSIVHGTPTQPPATPLDLSPLRHHRSPATTPVSYSPSNSPALDMIQEEHPVEISRVPPQISVTDLGGQVTLISCSPSPSPSPDSLEDTLPHYSPLPSFMISEPCDTTRPSITRGIGRPLNTSIPTEVEVTLSDESSRLNSEAILGRVKQIIDARAPPKGFIFSREEVKGSGLSLEYPGGVQIELRVCESEEKEVKGIKMRRISGDQLQYSQLCQQLISCITV, via the exons ATGGCATCCGCGACGACGTCGCACAATGAGGTTTCGCAGGAATTTTCTGTCAATAAACTTATTCGTGTCGGTTATTACGAATTGGAAAAAACTATTGGCAAGGGAAATTTTGCTGTTGTCAAAATGGCTACCCATGTTGTAACTAAATCCAAG gttgctattaaaattatagataagaCGAAGTTAAATGAAGAAACTTTGGCTAAAATTTTTCGCGAAGTACATATAATGAAACGATTAAGACATCCACATATTATAAGATTATATCAAGTTATGGAAACAGAAAAGATGATATATTTGGTTACTGAATATGCTCCTGGAGGGGAGATATTTGATCATCTTGTAAGAAATGGAAGAATGCCAGAACCAGAGGCAAGACGAATTTTTCGTCAGATTGTTCTTGCTGTTCGTTATCTTCATCAACAAAGGGTTGTTCATAGAGATCTTAag gcTGAGAATTTACTACTTGATGCAGACAATAATATAAAACTTGCAGATTTTGGGTTTAGTAATGAATATACTCCAGGTGTTCCACTTAGCACTTGGTGTGGTTCACCACCATATGCTGCTCCAGAAATTTTTGAAGGAAAGCATTATGATGGTCCACGGGCTGATGTGTGG AGTCTTGGTGTTGTCCTGTATGTATTGGTTTGTGGTGCATTGCCCTTTGATGGTCCCACAATGCAGGTACTACGCTCTGTAGTAATCTCAGGGAAATTCAGAATACCATTTTTTATGTCTGcag AATGTGAAAAGCTAATTAGACATATGTTGGTAGTAGAACCAGAACGGCGTTtaagtattttacaaattttagcaCATTCTTGGATGGGTGGAGATGGTACAACAGAACCTGAACCAGGAGG gTGTAGCCCTGAAAATGTGCCACCACAATTAAATCAGATAGTAATAGACAATATGTTGAAATTACCTGGGCTTACAGCAGAAACATTATTAAGTGCAGTCCAAGGAAATGCTTTTGATCATGTATCAGCAATATATAATCTTCTCGTTGATCGATTAGAATCAACAATGTCTAGTTTACCCAGTATACAAAGTATAACTGGAGATTATGCTCATGATGGAGCACACCAATTAGAAAAA TTCGGCGATACAGAAGCAGAAACAGAAGAAAGAAGTGGAATGCAGCTTTCACCTGGCACACCTTATCACACAACAAGAAGACATACAGTTGGACCTGGTGATACAGCGCATCAGCCATCAACACAATATCCAtataactataatcatacatcagGCGATCCGGCATTACGACTCCTTCCTATACTACAGTGTAATAACACTGATCCTCAGGTGTTACCTCATACAAATCTGCCACTAAATCTTCCTTTAGTTCAACATCAACCTcctcaaaactttcaaatcaaAGATCAACATTTATTGAAACCACCCCCTGTGATGGGAGCAA CGGGAGGTTTCGGAAGAAGAGCTTCAGATGGTGGAGCTAATCTTCATGTCTTCTACCAGCAACATGGCAGTAATTCTAGTGGTGAAGATGGAGGATGGAGTCAACCTGGGAGTAGAGAACATTTACAACCT ataCAAAGTGGAAGTCCAACGCTTGTACCGTGTACTCAGTCGTTAAATGTGGGAGTTAATACTGGAAATGGAGATGCGAATGGCAATAACAGTGGAAGTGGTAGTGGTGGTAGTGATAGAAGAAGACGAAGTGGTCTTACTGCCGTCATGCAAAGACCAG TAGGTAATAGAGATTCATACAAAGAACCAAGTACTCACGTTTCTACAGAACGATACTCGCCTGTTCGGAGAGCGTCAGAAGGTTCCGGTCCACCTGGCCCTGGAATTCAAGCACTTCAACAAGAGTATCAACAGCTGCAGAGGTTAGCATCACCATCACATAGTCCTGCAAGTATTCCTGGATCTCCTGTACATGAAAGAGGGGTGGCTGCAATCACACAAG GGTTAAGTGGATTGACCACAGCAGTCCAGGGCAGTATAGTTCATGGTACTCCAACGCAACCACCAGCAACACCATTAGATTTGAGTCCATTGAGACATCATAGATCACCAGCTACTACGCCAGTCAGTTATTCACCTAGTAATAGTCCAGCTTTAGATATGATTCAAGAAGAGCATCCTGTAGAAATATCAAGA GTACCGCCTCAAATATCTGTAACAGATCTTGGAGGACAAGTGACACTTATCAGTTGTTCACCATCGCCATCACCATCCCCTGATTCGCTGGAGGATACGTTACCTCATTATAGTCCACTTCCCAGTTTTATGATCTCCGAGCCGTGTGATACGACGAGACCGAGCATCACACGTGGTATTGGTAGGCCATTAAATACATCAATACCTACGGAAGTTGAAGTTACTTTATCAGATGAATCGAGTAGGTTGAATTCTGAAGCTATATTAGGCCGTGTGAAACAAATAATAGATGCAAGAGCCCCTCCAAAAGGATTTATCTTCTCTAGAGAAGAAGTGAAGGGTAGTGGGCTTAGTTTAGAATACCCAGGTGGTGTTCAAATTGAACTTAGAGTATGTGAATCTGAGGAGAAAGAAGTAAAAGGCATTAAAATGCGAAGAATTAGTGGGGACCAATTACAGTACAGTCAACTTTGTCAACAGCTGATCTCGTGCATTACCGTTTGA